Genomic segment of Sporichthyaceae bacterium:
CGCGGCCGCACTGGCGAACGTCCCGATCGTGAGCGTGCGCGGTTACGTGGAAGACGGATTCCACACGCGGGTAGAGGACCTGACGCTGCGTTACCGATTGGTCCGGGACACCGGCGGCTTCGGTAACCAGGTTATTCGCATCCTGCCGCTGCTGCACCCGTTCGTCGACGCCTTCGACCTGCTCGACGAATGGCTGTCCGCGATCGAGGCCGATTCATCCGATCGTCCGCAGGCGGACAAGATCGCGGCCGACCGGCCCGCTGATGTCGTCGATGGATGCGAGACCAAGACGGAGGAGATCATCACCGACGCTTCTCGCTGCTGGCACCTCTACCCGATGCATTCCAAGCCCCGGCTCACCGCGGGCGGGCCTGCCACCGAGGACGTCATCAAGTGCCAGTTGCGTCCGGCCGGCCGCGCTGACTACCCGGCGCAGATGACCATGGCGCAATTCTCCCGGCTGCTGGACATCTTCCCGGACGGGGTGTGCGACTGGACGCTGGCCGGCCAGGACCAGGTCCGACCGACCGGGACATGGCAGAGCTACCAGTCGGGGCCGGACGGGGTGCCGCTGGGTCCACCGCCGGTCGCGAAACGGGTCGGCTGAGGTAGTCATGAGAATTGGTGGAGGAACGCGCGGGGCCTGGATGGCCGTCGCCGGCCTTGCCGCCGGGACCCTGCTGTTCACCTCTGTGGTGAACGCGCAGGCAGACAAGAACTCCGGACCGGGGCTGGGTATCCAGGTGCTGTCCAATCGCGCCGACCTGATCTCCGGGGGAGAGGCCTACGTGGAGATCACCGAGCCGGCGGGGATCCGGGCCACTAACGTCCACGTGCTGTTGGACGGGCACGACATCAGTAGGGAGTTCGCCCGTCGGGACAACGGCCGCATCCTCGGGCTGGTCCAGGGCATGAGCAACGGCCCGCACGTACTGACCGCTCACGCCCGACGCCTGCCTGGAGCCGCGCTCAGCGTGGTCAACCACTCGGTGGGCGGCCCGGTGTTCGCGGGCCCACAGCTGCAGCCGTGGATCTGCACCACGAAGCAGCTGGGTTTGGGCGAATCCACCGACGCCGCCTGCAACGCCCCCACCCACTACGACTGGTACTACATGCCGGCCGATCCCAAGTTCGTCGAGGTGCAGCCCTATGACCCGGCGCACCCGGCCACCGACGTGCGGATGACCACCAATGACCGCGGCGTACAGGTGCCCTACATCGTGCGCGACGAGCGCGGGACCTCCGATCGTGGCGTGTACGACATTGCGGTGCTCTACGACCCGACCAAACCGTGGACGCCATGGGACCCGCAGCCGGGCTGGAACGGCAAGGTGTTGCTCCGCTTCGGTGCCAGCTGCAACCCCGGCCATGTGCAGGGCGACTTTCACGACGCCGCGCTGCAGGAGTTCTCCTTGTCCCGCGGCTTCGCGGTGCTCACCTCCGGCATGACCGTGATGGGACTGAACTGCAACGACGTGGTCGCTGCGGAGGCGGCGGGCATGCTCAAGGAGCACTTCATCGACCACTACGGGCAGATTCGCTACACGATCGGCGACGGCTGCTCGGGTGGCTCGACGTTGCTGTACACAACGGCGGACAACTACCCGGGTCTGCTGGACGGACTGCGACCGCAGTGCTCCTACGCCGACTTCTGGGGCTACATGCAGTCCGCTCAGGACTGCTCACTGCTCGGCCGGGTGTTCTACGTGCACCCCAACGAGTGGGGTGACAGGGACCGCGCCGCGGTGGCGGGATTCCGCACGCCGAGTTCCTGTCACGACTGGGCGGCGCTGTGGCAGAGCCTTTTCGAGCCGGCCAACCAGCCCGGCTGCCTCACCCTGCGGATGCCCGGCCCGCACCCGGCCAGCGTGAACTGGGTCTACAACCCGGCCCGTAACCCGAGCGGGGTGCGCTGTTCGTTGCAGGACTACCAGGTCAACGAGTTCGGGCTGCGTGCGGACGGCAAGGCCAACCGGCCGTACGACAACGTGGGAGTGCAGTACGGCCTGGCCGCGTTGCGCTCCGGGGCGATCAGCCCCGAGCAGTTCCTCGACCTCAACCAGAGCATCGGCGGCTGGGACATCGACGACCACTGGCAGGCCGCGCGCAGTGTCGCCGACCCCGACGCCATCTCCCGTGCCTACCGCGGCGGTCGGATCGTGAGCGGGACCAACCTGGCCCGGGTGCCGATCGTGAACATCCGGTACTACGACGAGCTCGGCTACCACACCGCGGCGGAGGACGACGTGCTGCGTGCCCGGCTACGGCGGGACACCGGAAGTGACGCCAACATGATGACGATCACCGCTCCGAACGGGGACAACCAATCCAGCCTGGCGTTCGTGTTGATCGACCAATGGCTGTCCGCGATCGAGGCCGATCACTCGACCGCGTCGGTGGCGGAGAAGGTGCGCGCGGACCGGCCCGCTGCCGCGCAGAGCATGTGCGTGCTGAAGAACGTGGGACACACCGATGCAGCCCAGTGCCTCGCGGCCTATCCCACGTTCTCCAAGCCCCGTTTGGTGGCCGGTGGGCCGGCCACCGACGACATGCTCAAGTGCCAGTTGCGCCCGATCTCGCGCGCGGACTACCCGCCCTCGATGACGGTGGCGCAGTTCTCCCGCCTCATGCAGATCTTCCCCGACGGTGTCTGCGACTACAGCGTGCCCGGCGTTGATCAGACGCCTACGCTGGGTCCCTGGCAGAGCTACGCGTCGGGTCCGGACTCCGTGCCACTCGGCCCCGCTCCGGTTGCCATCAGGCTGCGGCGCTGAGCAGATCGCCGGTAGGACAATGGCGGCATGCACAATGAACGGCAGGAAGAGCGGCGGGCATTCGTGCCGCCGGGCAGCGGTTGGCCGGACGACCCAGCCGACGCCGATACCCCGGTGGCCGTCGACGCCACCGCGGTCGCGGTGTTGGCCGCGGACGCGCCGGATCTGGTCGAGCTGACGGCTCGTCAGTCCGTGTGCCGGGCCTGCCCGCGACTGGTCGCCTGGCGGGAGCAGGTGGCGTTGGAACGCCGTCGTGCCTACGCCGGGGAGACCTACTGGGGGCGTCCGATCGCGGGGTGGGGCGACGAGGCGCCCCGGGTGCTGCTCATCGGCCTGGCCCCGGCCGCGCACGGCGGCAACCGGACCGGACGTATCTTCACCGGCGACCGCAGCGGGGACTGGTTGTTCGCCGCGCTGCACCGGGTGGGGTTGGCCGCGCTGCCCACCTCCACCCATGCCGGCGACGGCCAACGCCTGCTGGGTGCGCGGATGGCGGCCGCGGTGCGCTGCGCGCCCCCGCTGAACAAGCCGGACAACGACGAGCGGGACACCTGCAAGCCCTGGCTGGATCGCGAACTCGCGCTGGTGCTTCCGCACCTGCGCGCGGTGGTCTGCCTGGGGTCGTTCGGCTGGGCGGCGGCGCTGTCCTCGCTCGCGACGTGCGGTGTCGGCATCCCGCGGCCCCGCCCGAAGTTCGGCCACAACGCCGCGGTGGAACTGCGCGCCCCGCACGGCCCGCTGCTGCTACTGGGCTCGTTTCACCCCAGCCAGCAGAACACCTTCACCGGCCGGTTGACCGAGCCGATGTTGGACGAGGTATTGCGCCGCGCGGCGGATGCATGACGGGCGCCGGCGGCGCGGTGTCGGACAACCACAGACGCCGCACCGGCGGCCCCCAGGCGGACGCCGGGGGCGGCGGCACCTCGGTCAAACACGCGTTGCACAGCATCAGCAGGCCGGCCACGAACAGCCGCTCACGGGCCAGATCGGCCCCGCAGTGTGGGCAGTCGTCGGTCTCGTCCTGCCCCCCGGCCGTAGGTTCAGCCCCACCCTCGCGCACGCTGGTCTCCTCATCGTCAAATCCCAGCCGCCCCCGGTCGGCCCCGCAACACGGAAAACGCTAGAAGCGCGCGGTTTCTCGGCCGAGTCGCTCCGGTAAACGGCATGCGCCGTATTCCGCAGCGCGGGTCGACGCGTCCTTGCTGGTGCGGTCCTCGTAACACGTTCGACCCATTGACACGCCGCGCGTAACGTGCGCGACTCGCCGCCCGGTTACCGTCCCGGGAATGGGGCAACTGGGGGACACGGCGCTGTTCGAGCGCACCGCGCAGGTCGACTATCCGCAGGCGTTGACACTGGTCGGTCTGGTGATCGCGCTGCATGCCACGGCCATCGCCCGGGAGCGCTCCCGCCCCCGGCCGGACCGGGGGCTGATCGCGTCCATGGAGCAGCACCGGCGCGAGGCGGCGGACACCTGCCGACGGTTGACCTCCAGCGATCCGGATGAGTTGTTCCGGGTGGTGCAGGAGTACTCCGCCGTGCACGACACGCTGCTGGCGATGACGCGGCACGCCTGAGCCGCGGCACTTGTTCTGGCTAGCGGTTGCGGCTGATACTGCCCGAACAAGCCAGTAACCGCGACCTGGGGAGCTGCCGTGCGCACTGACCGGTTCCGACCGGCCGCGCTGATGGTTGCGCTCGCGCTCGTCCTGCCCGTGGCCTGCGGCGGCGGTGACCACGCTGCCGTCCCGACAACCACCCCGAGCGTGGATCCCAACGCGGTCGTTATCGGCCACGCGGGCAGCCTGAACGCCCTGGTGCAGGACAAGCTCAGTGCCGCGATGGCGGCGCAGGGGATCACCATCCGCAGCGATCCGGGGGCCTCGCTGGCTGTTGCGCAGAAGGTCAAGGACGGCACGCCGACCGATCTGTATGCC
This window contains:
- a CDS encoding substrate-binding domain-containing protein translates to MRTDRFRPAALMVALALVLPVACGGGDHAAVPTTTPSVDPNAVVIGHAGSLNALVQDKLSAAMAAQGITIRSDPGASLAVAQKVKDGTPTDLYATADANTNEVLMGAPNGNRIRWFATFASNAVVVAYSPLSPKLADFQKAKAGTTAWYAPLERKGVRVTRSDPDTDPGGYYTVMVAQLAGLDAKDKG
- a CDS encoding uracil-DNA glycosylase produces the protein MHNERQEERRAFVPPGSGWPDDPADADTPVAVDATAVAVLAADAPDLVELTARQSVCRACPRLVAWREQVALERRRAYAGETYWGRPIAGWGDEAPRVLLIGLAPAAHGGNRTGRIFTGDRSGDWLFAALHRVGLAALPTSTHAGDGQRLLGARMAAAVRCAPPLNKPDNDERDTCKPWLDRELALVLPHLRAVVCLGSFGWAAALSSLATCGVGIPRPRPKFGHNAAVELRAPHGPLLLLGSFHPSQQNTFTGRLTEPMLDEVLRRAADA
- a CDS encoding DUF6351 family protein, yielding MAVAGLAAGTLLFTSVVNAQADKNSGPGLGIQVLSNRADLISGGEAYVEITEPAGIRATNVHVLLDGHDISREFARRDNGRILGLVQGMSNGPHVLTAHARRLPGAALSVVNHSVGGPVFAGPQLQPWICTTKQLGLGESTDAACNAPTHYDWYYMPADPKFVEVQPYDPAHPATDVRMTTNDRGVQVPYIVRDERGTSDRGVYDIAVLYDPTKPWTPWDPQPGWNGKVLLRFGASCNPGHVQGDFHDAALQEFSLSRGFAVLTSGMTVMGLNCNDVVAAEAAGMLKEHFIDHYGQIRYTIGDGCSGGSTLLYTTADNYPGLLDGLRPQCSYADFWGYMQSAQDCSLLGRVFYVHPNEWGDRDRAAVAGFRTPSSCHDWAALWQSLFEPANQPGCLTLRMPGPHPASVNWVYNPARNPSGVRCSLQDYQVNEFGLRADGKANRPYDNVGVQYGLAALRSGAISPEQFLDLNQSIGGWDIDDHWQAARSVADPDAISRAYRGGRIVSGTNLARVPIVNIRYYDELGYHTAAEDDVLRARLRRDTGSDANMMTITAPNGDNQSSLAFVLIDQWLSAIEADHSTASVAEKVRADRPAAAQSMCVLKNVGHTDAAQCLAAYPTFSKPRLVAGGPATDDMLKCQLRPISRADYPPSMTVAQFSRLMQIFPDGVCDYSVPGVDQTPTLGPWQSYASGPDSVPLGPAPVAIRLRR